The Zetaproteobacteria bacterium sequence TGCCGATGGAGGAGCTCCAGCCGATGAGCGAGACCAGCCGTTCGTCGGAGCGGGCGCGCAGATAGCGCCGCGCCAGCATCCATTCGCAGCCTAGCGTTGCGGGCAGGAGCGATCGCCCGGCCTGCCGCCGCCTCTGTTCCTCTGCCCTGCGGATCGTTGCGCCCCCCTGCCGTTCCATGATTCAGACCGCAAGCGCTCCTGTTGCGCGGCATGCCGACATCGCGAGGATGGTTTCCTGCGGAATCATCGACATCCCCTCCGACGGGTCGATGGAGCCTATCCGGCGAGTGGGGGGAATCCAGCCGACAGCGCCGCCACCATCCCGGCGAGGAGTCCCGCCGCCAGGTCGTCGGCCATGATCGCCCACCAGTCGGGTCCGAGGTGCTCGATGGGCTGGATCGGCCACGGTTTGAGGATATCGAAGAGGCGGAAGGCGGAAAAGGCGGTCAGCAGCAGCGGCAGGGAGGGAGGGCCTCCGAAGGCGGGCAGGGCGAGGGCGAGCCACTGACCGGCCCATTCGTCGATGACGATCCAGCCGGGGTCTTCTTCTCCCTCCTCCGCAGGCAGCACCCGGGCGCAGACCAGGCAGCCGAGTGCGGTGATCAGCGCCGCGGCGGCGAGCAGCCCTGCGCCGCCGACCGTCT is a genomic window containing:
- a CDS encoding phosphatidylglycerophosphatase A yields the protein MAARCPPLRAAALTTSPDRRPLARWIAAGLGSGRMPRAPGTWGSAAALLPGWWLWQTVGGAGLLAAAALITALGCLVCARVLPAEEGEEDPGWIVIDEWAGQWLALALPAFGGPPSLPLLLTAFSAFRLFDILKPWPIQPIEHLGPDWWAIMADDLAAGLLAGMVAALSAGFPPLAG